A single window of Chitinophaga sp. XS-30 DNA harbors:
- a CDS encoding ThuA domain-containing protein has protein sequence MMNTFYIGLLLTLSTGLGCISSPQHAKKPLVVFVCGDHEYSGEETLPVIAAELEKNYGMRTIVLKSSPDHNSEENIPGLEALKDADLAVFYLRWRRLPPEQLAHIEAYLETGKPVMGFRTTTHAFNFPKGHASEKWNAFGEFALNAPPGWGGKARHTHYGHSSSTDVSIVPEEAGHPVLTGVAKDFHVRSWLYHVVPDYPVKGSTSLLTGKAVNPERAAVENPVAWTGTNSFGGKIFMTTLGHPEDFRIAAFQRLVINAIHDELGLEVPKEWKGQIDIQVPYRVAK, from the coding sequence ATGATGAACACTTTTTACATCGGTTTGTTATTAACGCTCAGCACCGGTTTGGGCTGTATCTCATCTCCGCAGCATGCAAAAAAGCCACTCGTTGTTTTTGTGTGCGGAGACCATGAATACAGTGGTGAGGAAACGCTGCCTGTCATTGCGGCGGAGCTGGAAAAGAATTATGGTATGAGGACCATCGTGCTCAAATCCTCTCCGGACCATAACAGCGAAGAGAATATCCCCGGCCTGGAAGCCCTGAAGGATGCGGACCTGGCTGTATTCTACCTGCGCTGGCGAAGGCTTCCTCCGGAACAGCTTGCCCATATTGAAGCATACCTGGAAACAGGAAAACCTGTGATGGGTTTCCGCACCACCACGCATGCATTCAATTTTCCCAAGGGGCATGCCAGCGAGAAATGGAACGCCTTTGGGGAATTTGCCTTGAATGCGCCTCCGGGCTGGGGCGGAAAAGCCAGACATACGCACTATGGGCATAGCAGCAGCACAGATGTAAGCATCGTTCCCGAAGAAGCCGGTCATCCTGTTCTGACAGGCGTAGCAAAGGATTTCCACGTTCGCTCATGGTTATATCATGTAGTGCCGGATTATCCCGTTAAGGGTTCCACGTCACTGCTTACCGGCAAAGCCGTAAATCCGGAAAGAGCCGCAGTGGAGAACCCGGTGGCCTGGACCGGCACCAATTCATTCGGAGGAAAGATTTTTATGACCACGCTCGGGCATCCGGAAGATTTCAGGATAGCAGCTTTTCAGCGGCTCGTGATCAATGCCATTCACGACGAACTGGGGCTGGAAGTACCAAAGGAATGGAAAGGCCAGATAGATATCCAGGTGCCTTACCGCGTTGCTAAATAA
- a CDS encoding VOC family protein: MAKALKINHVTLIVDNLEKAGAFYQQELGLEPLPAFRFDYPVMFFRFNDEQQLHISEWEDRTSFRGHICVQVDDFSSIFFRMKALQAIDINPWGKVRKLPDGAMQMFVRDPAGNLVEISSVPGAEVDPRIFEDDLYEEGLYVSNRNDFRGYRSDDATLYHNNP, from the coding sequence ATGGCAAAAGCACTTAAAATCAACCACGTTACACTCATTGTAGACAACCTGGAAAAAGCAGGGGCCTTCTATCAGCAGGAACTCGGCCTGGAACCGCTGCCGGCTTTCCGGTTCGACTATCCCGTGATGTTTTTCCGGTTTAACGATGAGCAGCAACTGCATATTTCGGAATGGGAGGACCGTACTTCATTTCGCGGGCATATCTGCGTGCAGGTAGATGATTTCAGCAGCATCTTTTTTCGCATGAAAGCACTGCAGGCCATTGACATAAATCCCTGGGGGAAGGTGAGGAAGCTGCCGGACGGGGCCATGCAGATGTTTGTACGCGATCCTGCCGGTAACCTGGTGGAAATTTCCTCCGTACCCGGAGCGGAAGTGGATCCCCGGATATTCGAAGACGATTTATACGAAGAAGGGCTGTATGTTTCGAACAGGAACGACTTCAGAGGATACAGGTCTGATGACGCTACGCTATATCATAATAACCCATGA
- a CDS encoding TonB-dependent receptor, translating into MSKKLRLGTACLCMLLSCCLHFSDAYSQDRSSVIGTVKDSTGTPLPGVSVMVTGTKSRGTATDANGKFVLEISAGEMLLFKFIGYQEQVITVTDLKKELTIVLRSAETKLDDVVITAFGKKQIKESVVGSVSTITPGNLRTAASNLTNALAGQVAGVIGFQSSGQPGLDNSNFFIRGVTTFGYRQNPLILIDNVELTANDLARLQVQDIASFSILKDASATALYGARGANGVILVTTREGKSGKTQLNVVLENAISQPTKTIKLADPVTYMKLYNEASTTRDPLQPIVFDADKIYNTEQTMKNAPGSNGYVYPAVDWLDMLFRKTTTTQRANVNVSGGGEFARYLVSASLSNDNGMLKRDAANNFNNNVNYKNYQLRSNVNVKLTKSTELVLRLWGNFNDYNGPITNDASFSSDLYSAAVHTSPVLFPAFYQPDSANRLTQHILFGNSSQTGTGSGQNNGVGYSNPYAQMLRGYKRFSESRMSATVELHQDLDFITPGLKAHGFFNTNRYSYFDNTMAYNPFYYNVLPGDYNRADNTYKLTWLNSLPGGVFQGSPGSGNNGAATEYLVYSPGRKDANTFLQFQAQLEYSKQLNDHNISGSLITIRQQRLVANGVDPNTRQPSLQYSLPYRNMNLAGRATYNYASRYFLEFNFGYNGSERFSENNRYGFFPTIGASWIVSREKFWGEGLTDIVSSLKLRASYGLSGNDDIGSQRFFYLSDVNLTAGNGSSFGLNNGYNRSGVRINNYENRNVTWETAKIFNTGIEMTLLRNFDLIAEYWTQDRSNILMSRNIPSSMGLEAGILTNVGTVEVQGLDLTANYNKDFSRNFRVQFMSNFTFSKGKYGVYEEPEYAEPWRYVSGTMLGQQFGYIAERLFVDDKEAAASPVQQFGGNAVRGGDIKYRDLNGDGRITVADRAPIGLPTTPQIMYGFGFSVNYKGLEINARFQGQSNVSFFIDPRSVSPFIIPPSPQIQSQSQVLQAFADDHWSEENQNLYALYPRLGVSSQAIENNLQRSTWWMRDGSFLRLKTAEIGYVLPVNWVNRIGLKYCRVYVNGLNLFNITKFDLWDPELGGNGFNYPIQKAYNLGININL; encoded by the coding sequence ATGAGTAAAAAACTACGCCTCGGCACGGCATGCCTATGCATGCTCCTGTCTTGCTGTTTACATTTTTCCGATGCTTATTCCCAAGACAGGTCCTCCGTTATCGGAACGGTGAAAGACTCTACCGGCACACCGCTTCCCGGCGTCAGCGTAATGGTGACCGGTACTAAATCCAGGGGAACTGCTACTGATGCGAACGGCAAGTTTGTACTGGAGATAAGCGCCGGTGAGATGCTGCTGTTCAAATTCATCGGGTATCAGGAGCAGGTCATCACCGTCACTGACCTGAAGAAAGAACTGACTATTGTACTGCGGTCAGCGGAGACAAAACTGGATGATGTGGTGATCACGGCTTTTGGAAAAAAGCAGATCAAAGAATCTGTAGTAGGTTCTGTATCCACTATTACTCCCGGTAACCTCAGAACAGCAGCCAGTAATCTTACCAATGCCCTGGCAGGGCAGGTGGCGGGTGTGATCGGCTTCCAGTCCAGCGGGCAGCCGGGCCTGGATAATTCCAACTTTTTCATCAGGGGCGTTACCACGTTCGGTTACCGCCAGAACCCGCTGATCCTGATAGATAACGTGGAGCTTACCGCTAACGATCTTGCCCGTTTGCAGGTGCAGGATATTGCCAGCTTTTCCATATTGAAAGATGCCAGTGCCACGGCATTGTATGGAGCAAGAGGGGCCAATGGTGTTATTCTCGTTACCACCAGGGAAGGTAAATCCGGGAAGACGCAGCTGAATGTAGTGCTGGAGAACGCCATCTCGCAACCCACCAAAACCATCAAACTGGCAGATCCTGTTACTTACATGAAACTGTATAATGAAGCCAGTACCACGCGTGACCCGCTGCAACCCATCGTTTTTGATGCGGATAAAATATACAATACGGAGCAGACCATGAAGAATGCTCCGGGTAGCAATGGTTACGTATATCCGGCTGTGGACTGGCTGGATATGCTGTTCCGGAAAACCACCACTACCCAGCGGGCGAATGTGAATGTCAGCGGCGGCGGAGAATTTGCCCGTTACCTGGTCTCTGCTTCCCTGAGTAATGACAATGGTATGCTGAAGCGGGATGCGGCCAATAATTTTAACAACAACGTGAACTACAAGAACTATCAGTTACGGTCCAACGTAAATGTGAAGCTCACCAAATCAACGGAACTGGTATTAAGGTTGTGGGGCAATTTCAATGACTACAACGGCCCCATTACCAACGACGCTTCGTTCTCTTCTGACCTGTACAGCGCGGCGGTGCATACCAGTCCGGTGCTCTTTCCGGCATTCTATCAGCCGGATTCGGCCAACCGCCTGACACAGCATATCCTGTTCGGCAATTCCAGCCAGACGGGCACCGGTTCGGGCCAGAACAACGGTGTTGGCTATTCCAATCCCTATGCGCAAATGCTGAGAGGGTACAAACGTTTCTCCGAGTCCCGCATGTCCGCTACCGTAGAGTTGCACCAGGACCTGGATTTTATCACACCCGGACTAAAGGCGCATGGCTTCTTTAATACCAACCGGTATTCCTATTTCGATAATACAATGGCCTACAACCCATTTTATTATAACGTGCTGCCCGGAGATTACAACAGGGCAGATAATACATACAAGCTCACCTGGCTGAATTCACTGCCGGGCGGTGTATTTCAGGGCAGCCCCGGTTCCGGCAATAATGGAGCGGCCACGGAATACCTGGTGTATTCGCCCGGAAGAAAGGATGCCAATACCTTCCTGCAATTCCAGGCGCAACTGGAATATTCCAAACAGCTGAACGATCATAATATTTCCGGCTCGCTGATCACGATAAGGCAGCAAAGGCTGGTGGCCAACGGGGTTGATCCAAATACCCGGCAGCCCAGCTTGCAGTATTCATTGCCTTACAGGAATATGAACCTTGCCGGAAGAGCCACCTATAATTATGCTTCCCGCTATTTCCTGGAATTCAACTTCGGGTATAATGGCTCGGAACGTTTCTCTGAAAATAACCGGTATGGTTTCTTCCCCACCATCGGCGCCTCCTGGATCGTTTCACGGGAAAAGTTCTGGGGCGAAGGCTTGACGGATATTGTGAGCTCTCTTAAACTAAGGGCGAGTTATGGCTTGAGTGGTAATGATGATATCGGCAGCCAGCGTTTCTTTTATTTGTCTGATGTAAACCTTACCGCAGGCAACGGTTCCTCCTTTGGTTTAAATAACGGATATAACCGCAGTGGTGTAAGGATCAATAACTATGAGAACAGGAACGTGACCTGGGAAACGGCCAAAATATTCAACACCGGGATCGAAATGACGTTGCTCAGGAATTTCGATCTGATTGCGGAATATTGGACGCAGGACCGCAGCAACATCCTGATGAGCCGGAACATCCCGTCCAGTATGGGCCTGGAAGCAGGTATCCTTACCAATGTAGGTACGGTGGAAGTGCAGGGGCTGGACCTTACGGCGAATTACAACAAAGACTTTTCAAGGAATTTCAGGGTGCAGTTCATGTCCAACTTTACCTTTTCCAAAGGAAAGTATGGTGTATATGAAGAGCCGGAGTATGCAGAACCATGGCGGTATGTTTCAGGTACTATGCTGGGCCAGCAGTTCGGCTACATTGCGGAGCGCCTCTTTGTAGATGACAAGGAAGCTGCCGCTTCGCCCGTTCAGCAGTTTGGCGGCAATGCGGTGAGAGGAGGGGATATCAAGTACCGCGACCTGAACGGAGATGGTCGCATCACCGTAGCGGACCGTGCGCCGATTGGCTTGCCCACTACACCGCAGATCATGTATGGCTTCGGTTTTTCCGTGAATTATAAAGGCCTTGAAATAAATGCACGGTTCCAGGGGCAGTCGAATGTTTCTTTTTTTATAGATCCCCGCTCCGTGAGCCCTTTCATTATACCGCCTTCTCCCCAGATACAAAGCCAGAGCCAGGTGCTGCAGGCATTTGCGGACGATCACTGGTCTGAGGAAAATCAGAACCTCTATGCGCTCTATCCCAGGTTGGGCGTCAGTTCGCAGGCTATTGAGAATAACCTTCAACGGAGCACCTGGTGGATGCGCGACGGCAGCTTCCTGCGGTTGAAAACCGCTGAGATAGGATATGTGCTGCCTGTCAATTGGGTAAACCGGATAGGGTTGAAATATTGCCGTGTGTATGTAAACGGCCTCAACCTTTTCAATATCACCAAATTTGATCTGTGGGACCCTGAATTGGGTGGCAACGGGTTCAACTACCCCATTCAGAAGGCTTATAATTTAGGTATCAACATCAACCTGTAA
- a CDS encoding PVC-type heme-binding CxxCH protein, which produces MRLAKTGILSLIGVVAAIVILYALTFKASAPLAIEKGARIALIGNNLGSRMVHYDNFETELYLRFPTHDLFIRNMCDGGETPGFRPHASRNSPWAFPGAEKFQAERANLVNRKDTASWAGMGDPGEGFFETPDQWLTRLRTDVIISFFGFNESFAGKAGLDNYKAELDAFIKWTLEQKYNGTSAPQLVIVSPIAFEDLSDKYDLPDGRKENENLELYTKAMKEVAAQHKVLFVDAFTPSLQWYKETAAPLTIDGSQLNEEGYKRLGVLLADQIFGEGTPAAEKNRALVHDAVMEKNWMWLNDYKIPNGVHVYGRRYKPYGPDNFPAEIKKIREMTAIRDTAIWLAASKGEKMDVEAADKHTSVLPEVKTNYSPSRKNGNLQYRYGQEALNSLKVAPGYKVELFASETEFSELANPVQLSFDNKGRLWVATMPTYPQYRVGDKKPDDKIIILEDTDNDGKADKQTVFADGLHLPLGFEMAPEGVYVSQGTDLVLLTDTDGDDKADKKEILLSGFDDHDSHHSHHAFTTDGSGAIYSGEGVFLRTNVETSYGPVYATNGGFYRYDPKRKKLERTAQLSIPNPWGITFDEWGQPFFAETSSPDVRWMLPGTVLPRYGQATHKSRQLIEEKHLVRPTSGIEIVSSRHFPDEVQGDLLINNTIGFLGTKQHTLEDDGTGYKSRFRMDLLVSNDPNFRPVDLEFAPDGSLYVVDWHNILIGHMQHNARDPLRDHSHGRIYRVTYPARPLVKPAKIADASIEELFENLKLPEYRTRYRTRRELRGRDMPAVLDKLATWIAALDTSDPRYEHHLLEGLWVSWGMGKADQRLLKQLLKAKEYRVRAAAVQVVRYTGHQVPDQADLLVAAARDESSRVRLMAIVAASWIGKEKGLPVLAAASELPMDSWMVPAYRTAEAHLNGRNVQREREKKESTELKGAALALFNQGEIIYNKEGYCRTCHQPDGEGLTASGFPPLASTDWVTGSEERLIKLVLKGLMGPINVNGKMYPGQVPMTPFGGLLKDEEVAAVLTYVRNSFGNNGPVVSPEKVKKVRQAIESKKDFYTTEQLLKEHPMERMR; this is translated from the coding sequence ATGAGACTTGCAAAGACCGGCATTCTGTCGCTCATAGGGGTTGTGGCTGCAATAGTGATATTGTATGCCCTTACATTCAAAGCGTCTGCTCCCCTTGCTATTGAAAAGGGGGCGCGCATTGCATTGATCGGTAATAACCTGGGATCAAGGATGGTCCACTACGATAATTTTGAAACCGAGTTATATCTCCGCTTTCCAACGCATGACCTTTTCATTCGTAACATGTGTGACGGAGGAGAGACGCCGGGCTTCCGGCCGCATGCCAGCAGGAACTCCCCCTGGGCTTTCCCCGGCGCGGAGAAATTCCAGGCCGAGCGGGCAAACCTGGTGAACAGAAAAGACACTGCCAGTTGGGCCGGAATGGGAGACCCTGGTGAAGGCTTTTTTGAAACGCCTGATCAATGGCTCACCAGGCTCAGAACAGATGTGATCATTTCCTTTTTCGGGTTTAATGAATCGTTTGCAGGAAAAGCCGGACTGGACAATTATAAAGCAGAACTGGATGCTTTTATCAAATGGACGCTGGAGCAAAAATACAATGGCACTTCCGCACCGCAGCTGGTGATCGTTTCTCCCATTGCTTTTGAGGACCTCTCCGATAAATACGATCTGCCGGATGGCCGGAAAGAAAATGAAAATCTCGAATTGTACACCAAAGCCATGAAAGAGGTAGCCGCGCAGCATAAAGTACTTTTCGTAGACGCATTTACGCCATCCCTGCAATGGTATAAAGAAACAGCAGCGCCATTGACCATCGATGGTTCCCAGCTGAATGAAGAAGGGTATAAAAGACTCGGGGTATTGCTGGCTGATCAGATCTTTGGAGAAGGTACGCCAGCTGCGGAAAAGAACAGAGCGCTGGTGCATGATGCAGTGATGGAAAAGAACTGGATGTGGCTGAACGATTATAAAATTCCTAACGGCGTGCATGTTTATGGCCGCAGGTACAAACCTTACGGGCCGGATAATTTTCCCGCCGAAATAAAGAAGATCAGGGAGATGACGGCTATCCGGGACACCGCCATTTGGCTCGCCGCTTCAAAAGGGGAGAAGATGGATGTGGAAGCTGCCGATAAACATACCAGCGTATTGCCGGAGGTTAAAACCAACTATTCACCCAGCCGCAAGAATGGCAACCTGCAGTATCGCTACGGACAGGAAGCCCTGAACAGCCTGAAAGTGGCGCCGGGTTATAAGGTTGAGCTATTTGCTTCAGAAACGGAATTCAGTGAGCTGGCTAACCCTGTGCAGTTGTCGTTTGACAACAAAGGGCGCCTGTGGGTAGCAACGATGCCTACCTACCCGCAATATAGAGTGGGAGACAAAAAGCCTGACGACAAGATCATCATCCTTGAAGATACCGATAATGATGGCAAGGCGGATAAACAAACGGTGTTCGCAGACGGGCTCCATTTGCCGCTCGGCTTCGAGATGGCGCCGGAAGGCGTATATGTATCGCAGGGAACTGACCTGGTGCTGTTGACAGATACCGATGGAGATGACAAAGCGGACAAGAAAGAAATTTTGCTCAGCGGCTTTGATGATCATGATTCACACCACAGCCATCATGCATTCACAACGGATGGATCGGGGGCGATCTATTCAGGAGAAGGCGTGTTCCTCCGTACCAATGTAGAAACTTCTTACGGCCCGGTATATGCTACCAACGGCGGATTTTACAGGTATGATCCGAAACGGAAGAAGCTGGAGCGCACGGCGCAACTGTCTATTCCCAATCCCTGGGGCATCACCTTCGATGAATGGGGGCAGCCTTTCTTTGCGGAAACATCCAGTCCGGATGTACGCTGGATGCTTCCGGGAACAGTATTGCCAAGGTATGGGCAGGCTACGCACAAATCCCGGCAACTGATAGAAGAGAAACATCTGGTACGGCCTACATCGGGTATTGAGATCGTATCAAGCCGGCATTTCCCGGATGAAGTACAGGGCGACCTGCTGATCAATAATACCATTGGCTTCCTGGGAACAAAACAGCATACGCTGGAAGATGATGGAACGGGTTACAAAAGTCGTTTTCGTATGGACCTGCTGGTGAGCAACGATCCTAATTTCCGCCCGGTAGACCTGGAGTTTGCGCCCGACGGTTCGCTATACGTGGTGGATTGGCACAATATCCTCATCGGGCATATGCAGCATAATGCGCGGGACCCTTTACGGGATCACTCGCATGGGAGGATCTACCGCGTTACTTATCCTGCCAGGCCGCTGGTGAAACCGGCAAAGATAGCGGATGCCAGTATCGAAGAACTCTTTGAGAACCTTAAACTGCCGGAGTACAGAACGCGCTACAGGACCCGCCGGGAACTGAGGGGCCGCGACATGCCTGCAGTGCTGGACAAACTGGCAACCTGGATAGCGGCGCTGGATACCAGCGATCCCCGGTATGAACACCATTTGCTCGAAGGGCTTTGGGTGAGCTGGGGAATGGGTAAAGCAGATCAAAGACTTTTAAAGCAGCTGCTGAAAGCGAAGGAGTACCGTGTAAGGGCCGCAGCAGTGCAGGTAGTGCGGTACACCGGGCATCAGGTGCCTGATCAGGCGGATCTGCTGGTGGCCGCAGCCAGGGATGAAAGTAGCCGCGTAAGGCTGATGGCTATTGTGGCCGCTTCCTGGATCGGTAAAGAAAAAGGCCTTCCCGTTCTTGCAGCCGCCAGTGAATTGCCGATGGACAGCTGGATGGTGCCTGCATACAGAACGGCCGAAGCACATTTAAACGGGCGGAATGTACAGAGAGAAAGGGAGAAAAAGGAAAGCACTGAACTTAAAGGTGCAGCGTTGGCATTGTTCAACCAGGGGGAAATTATTTATAACAAGGAAGGATATTGCAGAACCTGCCATCAGCCTGATGGCGAAGGGCTCACGGCTTCCGGTTTTCCTCCCCTTGCATCTACTGACTGGGTAACAGGAAGTGAAGAAAGGCTGATCAAACTGGTGCTTAAAGGACTGATGGGACCAATAAACGTAAATGGCAAAATGTATCCGGGACAGGTGCCGATGACACCTTTTGGCGGATTGCTGAAAGATGAGGAAGTAGCAGCGGTATTGACTTACGTCCGCAACTCTTTCGGGAATAACGGCCCCGTTGTTTCCCCGGAGAAAGTGAAAAAAGTGAGGCAGGCCATAGAAAGTAAAAAAGATTTTTATACCACGGAGCAGTTGCTTAAAGAACATCCCATGGAAAGGATGCGATAA
- a CDS encoding mandelate racemase/muconate lactonizing enzyme family protein: MKIANVEAFWLRCPIPGEKQHTSDYGLLTDFDMTLVVITTDEGLQGFGEAKAAVGSSGGCASIAYCIEKELKPMLLGKSVRNITRLWEEMYNGTRDHYALARGRKFPILGRRGLTISAMSGIDTALWDLKGKMLNVPVVDLLGGACRDRMPAYASGGWADVNNIGAQLKAYVDKGFEGVKMRVGVMDGTVQKSIDRVKAARAALGPDIKLMTDAHGTFSVPEAKQFCRGVEDCNVYWFEEPISPDNRKGTAEVRASTHIPIAAGESEYTSFDIQDLLQLRAIDVVQPDAAIIGGISEAMRVGHLAGVNQVELAPHCWGSAFSFMAGVTVAFASPSATIIEFSLGGNPMMYDLVKERITVTNGEIAVPTAPGLGVTPDWDFVKQFKQPV; encoded by the coding sequence GTGAAAATAGCTAACGTAGAGGCGTTTTGGTTACGCTGTCCCATTCCCGGGGAAAAACAACATACTTCGGATTATGGATTGCTGACCGATTTTGATATGACGCTGGTAGTCATCACAACGGATGAAGGACTTCAGGGATTCGGGGAAGCAAAAGCTGCAGTGGGATCATCAGGAGGATGCGCATCCATTGCATACTGTATCGAAAAGGAGTTGAAGCCCATGCTGCTGGGCAAGTCTGTCAGGAATATCACCCGTCTTTGGGAGGAGATGTACAACGGCACGCGGGACCATTACGCCCTGGCAAGAGGAAGAAAGTTCCCGATCCTGGGCAGGCGCGGGCTGACAATATCTGCGATGAGCGGTATTGATACCGCGTTGTGGGACCTGAAAGGCAAAATGCTGAACGTACCCGTGGTGGATCTGCTCGGTGGGGCATGCCGGGACAGGATGCCGGCCTATGCAAGCGGTGGCTGGGCTGATGTGAACAATATCGGCGCACAGTTGAAAGCTTATGTGGACAAGGGCTTTGAGGGCGTAAAAATGCGCGTTGGCGTGATGGATGGTACCGTTCAGAAAAGCATAGACAGGGTAAAAGCGGCACGGGCCGCGCTGGGGCCGGATATCAAATTGATGACGGATGCGCACGGAACTTTCAGCGTACCCGAGGCGAAGCAGTTTTGCAGAGGGGTGGAAGATTGTAATGTCTATTGGTTTGAGGAGCCCATCAGTCCGGACAACAGAAAGGGGACCGCAGAGGTGAGGGCTTCCACACACATCCCCATCGCCGCCGGTGAAAGTGAATATACCAGTTTTGATATACAGGACCTTTTACAACTAAGGGCAATTGACGTTGTACAACCGGATGCGGCTATCATTGGCGGTATTTCAGAAGCGATGCGCGTAGGGCATCTTGCCGGTGTAAACCAGGTAGAACTGGCGCCTCATTGCTGGGGTTCTGCCTTTTCTTTCATGGCGGGGGTAACCGTAGCGTTTGCCTCACCTTCGGCAACCATCATTGAGTTTTCCCTTGGAGGAAATCCTATGATGTACGACCTGGTGAAGGAACGGATCACTGTTACGAATGGCGAGATCGCCGTGCCAACCGCACCCGGATTAGGCGTAACACCAGACTGGGATTTTGTGAAGCAGTTCAAGCAGCCTGTTTAA
- a CDS encoding 2-hydroxyacid dehydrogenase — protein sequence MRKNVLLLESIADEALAVLRENVNVFTGYDEGSLKDVLSKVEVHAIITRGKKRIDKALMDACPLLEVAARSGVGLDNVDVTEATARKIRVINAPGSNAATIAEHTLALMLMLMRNLYGSVERVRQNDWNWRNQYAGDELNGKTLGILGMGNIGKRVARLGEAFGMEVLYWSRSDQNRSMEEVLQQADVVSLHLPLDKETENIIGAKQLALMKPGAFLVNTARGALIDHAALLDALNTQKIAGFGADVLPDEPPVQSLPLVQHARAIVTPHTASLTAATYRRMCLLTVNNVVAVLAGREPEWNSVYNRNAFV from the coding sequence ATGAGGAAAAACGTATTGTTGCTTGAATCCATTGCAGACGAAGCATTAGCTGTGCTCCGGGAAAATGTGAACGTATTCACAGGATACGATGAGGGCAGTTTGAAAGATGTTTTGAGCAAAGTGGAAGTGCATGCCATCATTACAAGGGGTAAGAAACGGATCGATAAGGCTTTGATGGATGCATGCCCGCTTTTGGAAGTGGCGGCGCGGAGCGGTGTTGGACTGGATAATGTAGATGTAACCGAAGCAACGGCAAGAAAGATACGGGTGATCAATGCACCGGGCAGTAATGCGGCTACCATTGCAGAGCATACCCTCGCCCTGATGCTGATGCTGATGCGCAACCTGTATGGATCGGTGGAGCGTGTCAGGCAGAACGACTGGAACTGGCGCAATCAATATGCAGGCGATGAGCTGAATGGCAAAACCCTCGGCATCCTGGGCATGGGGAATATCGGAAAGCGCGTGGCCAGGCTGGGAGAGGCATTCGGGATGGAGGTGCTGTACTGGAGCCGGTCGGATCAGAACAGGTCTATGGAGGAGGTATTGCAACAGGCTGATGTAGTGAGCCTTCACCTGCCTTTGGATAAAGAAACGGAAAATATAATAGGAGCAAAGCAGCTGGCTTTAATGAAACCCGGCGCATTTCTCGTCAATACCGCAAGAGGCGCATTGATCGACCACGCAGCACTATTGGATGCTTTGAACACGCAGAAGATCGCAGGTTTTGGGGCGGATGTGCTGCCGGACGAGCCGCCTGTTCAGAGCCTCCCGCTTGTACAGCATGCGCGTGCCATCGTTACGCCGCATACTGCCAGCCTTACAGCCGCTACCTACCGGCGGATGTGCCTGCTTACCGTGAACAATGTTGTGGCAGTGCTTGCAGGCCGTGAGCCGGAATGGAACAGTGTATATAATCGTAACGCGTTTGTATGA